A genomic segment from Paramixta manurensis encodes:
- the bioD gene encoding dethiobiotin synthase produces the protein MLSRIFVTGTDTAVGKTVVARALLQKLAVDYPRAVGYKPVAKGSHQTDDGLRNKDALILQATSTLSLPYEAINPITLQEDEICVHPEVINYTHLSTGLQALNAQADVVVIEGTGGWRSLMNDMRPLSEWAVQEQLPVVMVVGIKLGCISHALLTAQAIINDGLPLLGWVANRINPGLAHYAEIINVLSEKIPAPLLGQLPYLPRAEQRDLSGYLDLSAVK, from the coding sequence ATGTTGAGTCGTATATTTGTCACCGGTACGGATACTGCGGTTGGCAAAACCGTTGTCGCGCGTGCATTGTTGCAAAAACTGGCGGTCGATTATCCCCGTGCAGTGGGCTATAAACCCGTCGCCAAAGGTAGTCATCAAACCGATGATGGGTTGCGAAATAAGGATGCGCTGATACTACAAGCCACTTCGACCCTTTCGTTACCGTATGAGGCCATCAATCCTATTACGCTGCAGGAAGATGAAATCTGCGTACATCCTGAGGTGATTAACTACACGCATCTCAGCACCGGTTTACAAGCGCTCAACGCCCAGGCGGATGTGGTGGTGATTGAGGGAACCGGCGGTTGGCGTAGTCTGATGAACGATATGCGTCCGCTGTCTGAATGGGCGGTGCAGGAGCAGTTGCCGGTAGTGATGGTGGTTGGAATTAAATTGGGCTGCATCAGCCACGCATTACTCACCGCGCAGGCGATTATTAATGATGGGTTACCGCTGCTAGGCTGGGTAGCGAACCGGATTAATCCCGGTTTGGCGCATTATGCTGAAATCATTAACGTGCTTAGCGAAAAGATCCCGGCACCGTTGTTGGGGCAGTTGCCCTATCTGCCACGGGCAGAACAGCGTGATCTGTCGGGATATTTAGATTTATCTGCGGTGAAGTAA
- a CDS encoding MDR family MFS transporter, with protein sequence MSENVQQRVEHRHWILIACMLAMFMAAIEVTIVATAMPTIIAELGGFSQFGWVFSIYLLTQAVCVPVYGRLADLWGRKRVFFIGTALFLLGSVLCGFANSMGWLILFRAFQGLGAGAIMPLTSTIVADVYSPKERASIQGWLSSVWGVSAIIGPLTGAWIVQHFNWALIFWVNVPIGIISMLMLARWLPPHHTEHPQRLNIAGSAWLMICVSALLVALLQAEALGYWSLAFLVLAAVTGYILLRHEQRADAPLFPLAIWRSKVIVAGNAGNLIIGAAMMGISAFLPTWIQGINGGSPLQAGSTLAMMSIGWPLASTLSGHLMLRTSYRFTGQLGAFMLIVGTALLLTLRADSSVLSAGCFAFVIGTGMGLTSTTFLVSVQNSADFHIRGICTASIMFSRMLGSALGTAIMGAVLNYNLLQRLPGQQDPVQRIMSPGQRAEIADHALDQMITQIAASLHWVFAVSVLIALLSWFVARGLPKRRPE encoded by the coding sequence ATGTCTGAAAACGTGCAACAACGAGTTGAGCATCGTCACTGGATTTTAATTGCCTGCATGCTGGCCATGTTTATGGCTGCCATTGAAGTCACAATTGTCGCAACCGCAATGCCGACGATTATCGCCGAACTCGGCGGTTTCTCGCAGTTTGGCTGGGTGTTCTCCATTTATCTGCTGACGCAGGCGGTCTGTGTACCCGTCTATGGTCGTCTGGCGGATTTGTGGGGGAGAAAGCGGGTGTTCTTTATCGGAACCGCGCTGTTTTTGCTGGGCTCGGTACTGTGCGGCTTCGCGAATAGTATGGGCTGGCTAATCTTATTTCGCGCGTTTCAAGGGCTTGGCGCCGGCGCGATTATGCCGCTCACGTCCACTATTGTCGCCGATGTGTATTCACCGAAAGAACGCGCCAGTATTCAGGGATGGCTCTCCAGCGTGTGGGGCGTTTCTGCCATTATCGGGCCGCTGACCGGCGCCTGGATTGTGCAGCATTTTAATTGGGCGCTGATTTTTTGGGTCAATGTACCGATTGGTATTATCTCTATGTTAATGCTGGCGCGCTGGCTTCCTCCGCACCACACCGAACATCCGCAACGGCTGAATATTGCCGGTAGCGCCTGGTTAATGATTTGTGTCTCCGCACTCTTGGTCGCACTACTCCAGGCCGAAGCGCTTGGCTACTGGTCGCTGGCATTTCTCGTGCTGGCCGCCGTCACCGGCTATATTCTGCTGCGGCACGAGCAGCGCGCGGATGCGCCATTATTTCCGCTGGCTATCTGGCGCAGTAAAGTCATTGTCGCTGGCAATGCCGGTAACCTGATCATTGGTGCCGCGATGATGGGGATCAGCGCTTTCCTTCCTACCTGGATCCAGGGAATTAACGGCGGTTCTCCTCTGCAGGCAGGGAGCACGCTGGCGATGATGTCGATTGGCTGGCCGCTTGCCAGCACGCTCAGCGGCCATTTAATGCTACGCACCTCCTACCGTTTTACCGGTCAGCTAGGGGCATTTATGCTGATTGTTGGTACCGCATTATTACTCACCTTACGGGCCGACAGTTCGGTGCTTAGCGCCGGGTGCTTTGCGTTTGTTATTGGTACCGGTATGGGGTTAACCAGCACTACCTTTTTGGTTTCGGTACAAAACAGCGCCGATTTTCATATCCGTGGGATCTGTACGGCGTCAATTATGTTTAGCCGCATGCTGGGCTCTGCATTGGGTACTGCGATCATGGGTGCGGTACTGAATTATAATCTGTTGCAACGGTTGCCAGGCCAGCAAGACCCGGTGCAACGTATTATGTCGCCGGGACAACGGGCAGAGATTGCTGACCATGCACTCGATCAGATGATCACGCAAATTGCGGCTTCGCTACACTGGGTGTTTGCCGTGTCGGTGCTAATTGCATTACTGAGTTGGTTTGTCGCGCGTGGCTTGCCTAAAAGAAGGCCGGAGTAG
- a CDS encoding glycine betaine ABC transporter substrate-binding protein has translation MANANTLLRRVRHTALALVASLALSSAASAAPLVFATKSFTEQHILSAMTVMWLQKKGFQVEPKTNIATTIGRNAMLNKQIDLTWEYTGTSLIIFNHITKPMSSKEAYDTVKKLDAKVGLVWLDPAPMNNTYAFAMTRARAEKEHINTMSQLVAKVESVRKNDPDHNWMLGLDLEFSGRSDGLKPLQKAYNMPLDRPQIRQMDPGLVYNAVRDGFVDAGLIYTTDGRVKGFDLKVLEDDKHFFPSYNVTPVVRKDVLDSHPGLAAALNQLSPLLTNEAITELNKRVDIDHQSPERVARDFLKSKGML, from the coding sequence ATGGCAAACGCCAACACATTATTACGCCGGGTTCGTCATACTGCCCTCGCGCTGGTGGCTTCGCTGGCCCTCAGTAGCGCTGCCAGCGCCGCGCCGCTGGTCTTCGCAACCAAGAGTTTTACCGAGCAACATATCCTGTCGGCGATGACCGTGATGTGGCTACAGAAGAAAGGTTTTCAGGTGGAACCGAAAACCAATATCGCCACCACCATTGGCCGCAACGCGATGCTGAATAAGCAGATCGATTTGACGTGGGAGTATACCGGTACTTCGTTGATAATTTTTAACCATATCACCAAGCCGATGTCCTCTAAAGAGGCGTATGACACGGTGAAAAAACTGGATGCCAAAGTCGGCCTCGTGTGGCTTGATCCGGCGCCGATGAATAACACCTACGCTTTCGCCATGACGCGGGCGCGGGCGGAAAAAGAGCATATCAACACCATGTCGCAGTTGGTGGCGAAAGTGGAATCGGTACGTAAGAATGATCCGGACCACAATTGGATGCTGGGCCTGGACTTAGAATTTTCCGGGCGTTCTGATGGGCTAAAACCATTACAGAAGGCCTACAACATGCCGCTTGATCGTCCGCAAATTCGTCAGATGGATCCCGGTTTGGTGTACAACGCGGTACGTGATGGTTTTGTCGATGCTGGCTTGATCTATACCACTGATGGACGGGTTAAAGGGTTCGATCTCAAGGTGCTGGAGGATGATAAACACTTCTTCCCCAGCTATAACGTAACGCCGGTAGTACGTAAAGATGTGCTGGATTCTCACCCAGGCTTGGCCGCTGCGCTTAACCAGCTCTCCCCGCTGCTGACCAATGAGGCGATTACCGAATTAAACAAACGCGTTGATATTGATCATCAATCTCCCGAGCGGGTTGCCCGCGATTTCCTGAAATCTAAAGGCATGCTGTAA
- a CDS encoding DUF1161 domain-containing protein has protein sequence MKATKWMLTALLFTVPIAVQASCESVKADISKKIIGNGVPESGFSLDIVPNDQADQAGGQVVGHCENDTQKIVYKRTGGDSDTGVPADAGTTQDAPSQ, from the coding sequence ATGAAAGCGACGAAGTGGATGTTAACTGCCCTGCTGTTCACGGTACCGATTGCGGTTCAGGCCTCTTGTGAATCGGTAAAGGCGGATATCAGTAAAAAAATCATTGGCAACGGCGTGCCGGAATCCGGCTTTTCTCTTGATATTGTCCCTAACGACCAGGCCGATCAGGCTGGCGGGCAGGTCGTTGGCCATTGTGAGAATGACACGCAGAAAATTGTCTACAAACGCACTGGCGGCGACAGCGATACCGGCGTACCGGCTGACGCTGGCACCACCCAGGATGCGCCTTCACAGTAA
- the osmV gene encoding osmoprotectant ABC transporter ATP-binding protein OsmV has translation MIKLENLTKTFTQKNGTAFNAVDNVSLNVPEGEMCVLLGPSGCGKTTTLKMINRLIPATSGKVLINGEDTSGQDTVTLRRNIGYVIQQIGLFPNMTIEENITVVPRMLGWDKKRCTERASELMSMVALDPKKFLNRYPKEMSGGQQQRIGVIRALAADPPVLLMDEPFGAVDPINREVIQNEFLDMQRQLKKTVMLVSHDIDEALKLGDRIAVFGQGKIVQCASADELLAKPANEFVGSFVGQDRTLKRLLLVQAGDVTDQQPTITVHRSTPLSEAFGTMDDNDMRSITVVDEDGKPLGFVKRREARGASGRCEEMLHKFSVTGKAEENLRVVLSKLYEHNLVWMPIVDEEGRYSGEISQDYIADYLSSGRTRRALNP, from the coding sequence ATGATAAAACTGGAAAACCTGACGAAAACCTTTACGCAAAAAAACGGTACCGCCTTTAACGCGGTCGATAACGTGAGTTTGAATGTCCCTGAAGGTGAAATGTGCGTGCTGCTTGGCCCTTCCGGTTGCGGGAAGACCACCACGCTAAAAATGATTAACCGCCTGATTCCGGCAACCAGCGGCAAGGTCTTGATCAATGGCGAAGATACCAGCGGTCAGGACACCGTAACCTTACGTCGTAATATTGGTTATGTGATTCAACAGATTGGTCTGTTCCCTAATATGACCATTGAAGAAAACATTACCGTAGTACCGCGGATGCTGGGCTGGGATAAAAAACGCTGTACCGAACGTGCCAGCGAACTGATGAGTATGGTAGCGCTGGACCCGAAAAAATTCCTTAACCGTTATCCAAAAGAGATGTCCGGCGGGCAGCAGCAACGTATTGGCGTGATTCGCGCGCTGGCGGCAGATCCGCCGGTGTTGCTGATGGATGAACCCTTTGGCGCCGTTGACCCGATTAACCGAGAAGTGATTCAAAATGAGTTTCTCGATATGCAACGCCAGTTGAAGAAAACCGTCATGCTGGTGAGCCACGATATTGATGAAGCACTAAAGCTCGGCGATCGTATTGCGGTATTTGGTCAAGGGAAAATCGTGCAGTGCGCCAGTGCCGATGAGCTGTTAGCGAAACCGGCAAATGAATTTGTTGGCTCTTTCGTCGGTCAAGACCGCACGCTGAAACGCCTATTGTTGGTGCAGGCAGGCGATGTGACCGATCAGCAACCTACAATTACCGTCCATCGCTCTACCCCGCTGTCGGAAGCCTTTGGCACCATGGATGACAACGATATGCGTTCAATAACCGTGGTGGATGAAGACGGTAAGCCGTTAGGTTTTGTGAAGCGTCGCGAAGCGCGCGGTGCCAGTGGACGGTGTGAAGAGATGCTACATAAGTTTTCGGTAACCGGCAAAGCAGAAGAGAACCTGCGCGTGGTGCTTTCAAAACTGTATGAGCACAACTTGGTTTGGATGCCGATCGTCGATGAAGAGGGCCGCTATAGCGGCGAAATTTCACAGGATTATATTGCAGATTACCTCAGCTCCGGCCGTACACGCCGCGCGCTTAATCCGTAA
- the osmW gene encoding osmoprotectant ABC transporter permease OsmW encodes MDTIHYIIDNWAYLLTLTGQHLWLVALAVGFAIIIGVPLGILIVRFKWLATPVLGLATIVLTIPSIALFGLMIPLFSMIGQGIGVVPAVTAVFLYSLLPIVRNTHTALENIPGGLREAGRGIGMTFWQRLRWVEIPMALPVIFGGIRTAVVMNVGVMAIAAVIGAGGLGLLLLDGISGSDIRMLIAGALMICLLAIILDWLLHRLQLALTPKGIR; translated from the coding sequence ATGGATACTATTCACTACATTATTGATAACTGGGCTTATTTATTAACGCTGACCGGGCAACATCTCTGGTTGGTGGCGCTAGCGGTGGGGTTCGCCATTATTATTGGCGTCCCGCTGGGGATCTTAATCGTGCGTTTTAAATGGCTGGCAACGCCGGTGTTAGGCCTTGCCACCATTGTGCTCACCATTCCCTCCATCGCGCTGTTTGGCTTAATGATCCCGCTCTTCTCGATGATTGGTCAGGGGATTGGCGTGGTTCCCGCCGTAACAGCGGTATTTCTCTATTCGCTGCTGCCAATTGTACGTAATACCCATACCGCTCTGGAAAACATTCCGGGTGGCTTGCGCGAGGCAGGACGCGGAATTGGCATGACATTTTGGCAGCGCCTGCGCTGGGTGGAAATTCCGATGGCGTTACCGGTTATTTTTGGCGGCATACGCACCGCCGTGGTCATGAATGTCGGCGTAATGGCTATCGCGGCGGTTATTGGTGCCGGAGGCTTGGGGCTGTTGCTGCTGGATGGTATTAGCGGAAGTGATATCCGCATGTTGATCGCTGGCGCGTTAATGATTTGTTTGCTGGCCATTATTCTTGACTGGCTGCTGCATCGTCTGCAGTTGGCGTTGACTCCTAAGGGGATTCGATAA
- a CDS encoding YnfA family protein has product MVKTALLFFLTAIAEIVGCFLPWLWLKKGVTIWVLIPAALSLMAFVWLLTLHPAASGRVYAAYGGVYVMTALLWLRVVDGVRLSHWDWLGALVAFCGMLIIVAGWGKA; this is encoded by the coding sequence ATGGTCAAAACGGCGCTGTTATTTTTTCTCACCGCGATAGCAGAAATCGTCGGATGTTTTTTACCCTGGCTCTGGCTGAAGAAAGGGGTAACCATTTGGGTGTTAATCCCGGCGGCATTGAGCCTGATGGCATTTGTCTGGCTATTAACCTTACATCCCGCTGCCAGCGGCCGCGTTTACGCAGCTTATGGAGGCGTCTATGTGATGACAGCGCTGCTGTGGCTACGAGTCGTTGACGGGGTCAGATTATCCCATTGGGACTGGCTGGGCGCGCTGGTTGCATTTTGCGGGATGCTGATTATTGTCGCAGGCTGGGGCAAAGCCTGA
- a CDS encoding LysR family transcriptional regulator, translating to MNIELRHLRYFIAVAEELHFGRAALRLNISQPPLSQQVRKLEQEIGARLFARTNRSVRLTAAGQQFLQDARTILVSVEQAAERAARLHLGDEGELRVGFTSSAPFIAAVSDALSTFRQRFPNVHIQMQEINTRQQLEPLNDGRLDLGVMRNTPLPETLEYRLLLREPLCAVVHRDHPLASWQQVSIQALSAEPFIFFDARGGTALYSEILTLLQRYHIQPYITQEVGEAMTILGLVSTGLGISILPASFSRVRLADVVWIPLQETDALSEVWLVWSKQREVSAAMQHMMKFLFND from the coding sequence ATGAATATTGAATTGCGTCATCTACGTTACTTTATTGCCGTCGCGGAAGAACTGCATTTTGGACGTGCCGCGTTGCGATTGAATATTTCCCAACCGCCGTTGAGTCAACAAGTCCGGAAGCTGGAGCAAGAGATCGGCGCGCGTCTATTTGCCCGTACCAACCGCAGCGTACGGCTCACCGCCGCCGGGCAGCAGTTTTTACAGGATGCCCGCACCATTTTGGTCAGCGTTGAACAAGCCGCCGAGCGTGCGGCGCGCCTACATTTGGGCGATGAAGGGGAATTACGGGTTGGCTTTACCTCTTCGGCACCTTTTATCGCCGCAGTTTCCGATGCGTTGTCGACTTTTCGCCAACGCTTTCCCAATGTGCATATCCAGATGCAAGAGATTAACACCCGCCAACAGTTGGAACCGCTTAATGATGGACGGCTCGATTTGGGCGTAATGCGCAACACACCGCTACCAGAAACGCTTGAATATCGATTGTTGTTACGCGAACCATTGTGCGCAGTGGTTCACCGCGATCACCCGCTGGCTTCGTGGCAGCAGGTCTCCATCCAGGCGCTGTCTGCGGAACCGTTTATTTTCTTCGATGCGCGAGGGGGAACCGCGTTGTATAGCGAAATTCTGACCCTGCTGCAGCGTTATCACATTCAACCCTACATCACACAAGAGGTCGGCGAAGCGATGACGATCCTTGGACTGGTTTCCACCGGGTTAGGGATCTCCATTTTACCGGCCTCCTTCAGCCGGGTTCGGCTGGCGGATGTGGTATGGATACCTTTACAAGAGACGGATGCGCTCTCCGAAGTGTGGTTGGTTTGGTCAAAACAACGCGAGGTGAGTGCGGCAATGCAACATATGATGAAGTTTCTTTTTAACGATTAA
- the osmY gene encoding osmoprotectant ABC transporter permease OsmY: MQNSTLAKRAALAVLFIIVVLGLLIYGLGINTIKARQVDLVYLGQQHLFLVFWSMFFALLIGIPSGIILSRPFARHWAEYVMQIFNVGNTLPPLAVLALAMVVIGIGDTPAVIALFLASLLPIVRNTYTGLISVQPALIEAANGIGMTKMQRLRQVELPNAWPVMLSGIRVATAINVGTAPLAFLIGASSYGELIFPGIYLNDFPTLILGAAATALFALILDMLLAGLGRWLSPHTAS; this comes from the coding sequence ATGCAAAACTCAACGCTGGCTAAGCGTGCAGCACTGGCCGTGCTGTTCATTATTGTGGTGCTCGGTCTGCTGATTTATGGTTTGGGCATTAACACCATTAAGGCTCGTCAGGTCGATTTGGTGTATCTCGGTCAACAGCATCTCTTCCTGGTGTTTTGGTCGATGTTCTTCGCCCTCTTAATCGGCATCCCCAGCGGCATTATTCTTAGCCGTCCCTTCGCCCGCCACTGGGCGGAATATGTGATGCAAATTTTCAACGTCGGTAACACTCTGCCGCCATTGGCGGTATTGGCGCTCGCCATGGTGGTTATTGGCATTGGGGATACGCCTGCGGTGATCGCCCTATTCCTGGCTTCTCTTTTGCCGATTGTTCGTAACACCTACACCGGTCTTATCAGCGTTCAGCCTGCTTTAATTGAAGCGGCTAACGGGATTGGCATGACCAAAATGCAGCGTCTACGTCAGGTAGAACTGCCTAATGCCTGGCCGGTGATGTTGTCCGGTATCCGTGTCGCTACCGCGATCAATGTCGGTACTGCGCCGCTGGCCTTCTTAATTGGCGCCAGTAGTTACGGTGAGCTGATCTTCCCCGGTATCTATTTGAACGATTTTCCGACGTTAATTTTAGGCGCTGCCGCCACTGCGCTGTTTGCCTTGATTCTCGATATGTTGCTGGCCGGGCTGGGGCGTTGGTTAAGCCCGCATACTGCCAGCTAA
- a CDS encoding DUF1283 family protein — MKTLQKRLLSALLPLALLGGILAVPPATARTDRLVIENGNNAMSNEEARQSKEQWDDTRSLRKKVNTRVEKEFDKADHAFDTRDACEKSYNVNAYWEPNTLRCLDRSTGRPVTP; from the coding sequence ATGAAAACTCTGCAAAAACGCCTGTTATCCGCCCTGCTGCCGCTGGCGTTATTGGGCGGAATATTGGCTGTGCCGCCAGCAACGGCCAGAACCGACCGGCTGGTGATTGAAAATGGCAATAATGCGATGAGTAATGAAGAGGCGCGTCAGAGCAAGGAACAGTGGGACGATACGCGTTCGCTGCGTAAAAAAGTGAATACACGTGTCGAAAAAGAGTTTGATAAAGCCGATCACGCGTTCGATACCCGCGACGCGTGTGAAAAAAGCTATAACGTTAATGCCTATTGGGAACCCAACACCTTGCGTTGTTTGGACCGTTCTACCGGTCGCCCGGTTACCCCTTGA
- the mlc gene encoding sugar metabolism global transcriptional regulator Mlc → MIADSQPGHIDQIKQTNAGVVYRLIDRFGPISRIELSKRAQLAPASITKIVREMLEAHLVQETEFQEVGSRGRPAVGLILDTDAWHYLSVRIGSGEMTLALRDLSSKLVVEEGVPLPSQATEPLLTRIIGEIDRFFIRQQNKLERLTAIAITLPGIINTKKGIVHRMPFYQVEDMPLGAELERRTGLPVYIQHDICAWTIAESLFGASRGADDVIQVVIDHNVGAGVITGGRLLHNSRSSLVEIGHTQVDPYGRQCYCGNHGCLETVASIGSMLELAEQRLHASPHSTLQHQPLTVESLCDAALAGDQLAKDIITGVGNSIGRILAMMVNLFNPQKILIGSPLNRAAEVFYPVITACIRQQALPDYSAEIDVEPTQFLNVGTMPGAALVKDAMYSGELLVKLLQG, encoded by the coding sequence GTGATAGCGGATAGTCAGCCTGGCCATATCGACCAGATCAAACAGACAAACGCTGGTGTGGTCTATCGCCTGATAGATCGATTTGGCCCAATTTCGCGCATCGAACTTTCCAAACGAGCCCAACTTGCCCCGGCCAGTATCACTAAGATTGTGCGTGAAATGCTGGAAGCCCATTTAGTACAAGAAACCGAGTTTCAAGAGGTTGGGAGTCGCGGGCGCCCGGCGGTGGGGCTTATTCTGGACACCGATGCCTGGCATTATCTCTCGGTGCGTATCGGCAGCGGGGAAATGACGCTGGCGCTACGTGACTTAAGCAGCAAACTGGTGGTTGAAGAGGGCGTTCCGCTCCCTTCTCAAGCCACCGAACCGCTGCTGACCCGGATCATTGGCGAAATCGATCGCTTTTTTATCCGCCAGCAAAACAAGCTAGAACGCTTAACGGCTATTGCTATCACATTACCCGGCATTATTAATACCAAAAAAGGGATCGTTCACCGTATGCCTTTTTATCAGGTGGAGGATATGCCGCTCGGTGCTGAACTCGAAAGGCGCACCGGGTTACCGGTCTATATTCAGCATGATATTTGTGCCTGGACCATTGCCGAGTCGCTGTTTGGCGCTTCTCGTGGCGCGGATGATGTTATTCAGGTGGTTATCGACCATAACGTCGGCGCGGGCGTGATCACCGGCGGGCGTTTGCTGCATAACAGCCGCAGTTCACTGGTTGAGATTGGCCATACTCAGGTGGACCCTTATGGCAGGCAGTGCTATTGCGGAAACCATGGCTGTCTGGAAACCGTCGCCAGTATTGGAAGTATGCTTGAATTGGCGGAACAGCGTCTGCACGCCTCCCCACACTCCACGCTGCAACACCAGCCGTTAACGGTTGAATCCCTGTGTGATGCCGCGTTGGCGGGCGACCAATTGGCGAAAGATATTATTACCGGCGTCGGCAATAGTATTGGCCGCATCCTGGCGATGATGGTGAACCTGTTTAATCCACAAAAAATTCTTATCGGATCGCCACTCAATCGCGCGGCGGAAGTTTTCTATCCGGTCATCACCGCCTGCATTCGTCAGCAGGCTTTGCCAGACTACAGCGCCGAAATTGACGTTGAGCCCACCCAGTTTCTTAATGTCGGAACCATGCCAGGCGCCGCCCTGGTCAAGGATGCGATGTATAGCGGTGAGTTGCTGGTCAAACTTTTACAGGGCTAA
- the ydfG gene encoding bifunctional NADP-dependent 3-hydroxy acid dehydrogenase/3-hydroxypropionate dehydrogenase YdfG produces the protein MIIFVTGATAGFGQSITRRFVAAGHNVIATGRRTERLQALKEALGENVYPLQLDVRNRAAIEEAVASLPPEWRNIDVLVNNAGLALGIEPAHKASVEDWENMIDTNTKGLVYMTRALLPAMVERNVGHIINIGSTAGNWPYAGGNVYGATKAFVRQFSLNLRTDLHGTALRVTNIEPGLVGGTEFSNVRFKGDDDRAGKVYQGTEALTADDVTEAVWWVATLPKHVNINTLEMMPVSQATAGLNVYKP, from the coding sequence ATGATTATTTTTGTTACTGGCGCGACCGCCGGTTTTGGTCAAAGTATCACCCGACGTTTCGTTGCTGCGGGCCACAACGTTATCGCCACCGGTCGCCGTACTGAGCGCTTACAGGCGCTAAAAGAGGCGCTGGGCGAAAACGTCTATCCTCTGCAACTTGATGTACGCAACCGTGCCGCCATTGAGGAAGCGGTCGCCAGCTTGCCGCCAGAATGGCGCAATATCGATGTGTTGGTTAACAATGCCGGGCTGGCGTTGGGAATTGAACCCGCTCACAAGGCCAGCGTGGAAGATTGGGAGAATATGATCGACACCAATACCAAAGGGTTGGTGTATATGACCCGCGCGTTGCTGCCAGCCATGGTGGAGCGTAACGTGGGGCATATTATCAATATTGGTTCCACCGCCGGTAACTGGCCGTATGCGGGCGGAAACGTTTATGGCGCGACCAAAGCCTTTGTGCGCCAGTTTAGCCTCAATCTACGTACCGATTTACACGGTACCGCGCTACGCGTGACCAATATTGAGCCGGGATTGGTTGGCGGAACGGAGTTCTCCAATGTGCGTTTTAAAGGCGATGACGATAGAGCCGGTAAAGTGTACCAAGGCACTGAAGCGTTAACCGCCGACGATGTTACCGAAGCGGTGTGGTGGGTGGCGACCTTGCCAAAGCATGTCAATATCAACACGTTAGAAATGATGCCAGTCAGCCAGGCAACGGCCGGGCTGAACGTGTATAAACCGTAA